The following proteins are encoded in a genomic region of Chitinophagales bacterium:
- the tsaD gene encoding tRNA (adenosine(37)-N6)-threonylcarbamoyltransferase complex transferase subunit TsaD, producing the protein MHNPIILLAIESSCDDTSAAVCIDGVIASNVVYSQKIHEEFGGVVPELASRSHELKVVSVVEKALHDAKVNKNELSAIAFTRGPGLVGSLLVGVCFAKAMAMALNIPIIEVHHIHAHVLSNFIEKKDLAFPYLSFVVSGGHTQLILVKDYLDMEVLGSTIDDAAGEAFDKAAKMLKLDYPGGPQIDKLAQIGNENAFSFAKPKMEGYNFSFSGVKTSILYFIQKKEKENNNFIQENIFDLAASIQKNIVDILMDKLDKAVKDYSIKQIAIAGGVSANSKFRSSVIEYREKNNVNVHIPSFQYCTDNAGMIAMVGHHKYLKGLFTSLEVEPMVRAYNI; encoded by the coding sequence ATGCATAATCCTATTATACTTCTAGCTATTGAGTCTTCTTGCGATGACACCTCTGCTGCCGTATGCATAGATGGAGTCATCGCATCAAATGTAGTCTACTCACAAAAAATACATGAAGAATTTGGCGGAGTAGTTCCTGAGTTGGCATCGCGCAGCCATGAACTCAAGGTAGTTTCGGTGGTAGAAAAAGCTTTACATGACGCCAAAGTAAATAAAAATGAATTATCAGCGATAGCTTTTACCCGTGGTCCAGGACTTGTAGGTTCTTTACTTGTAGGGGTTTGTTTTGCCAAAGCCATGGCCATGGCATTAAACATTCCTATTATTGAGGTGCATCATATTCATGCTCATGTTTTATCTAATTTTATCGAGAAAAAAGATTTAGCATTTCCCTACCTTAGTTTCGTAGTATCCGGTGGTCATACACAGTTAATTCTTGTCAAGGATTATCTAGATATGGAAGTTTTAGGCAGTACTATCGATGACGCAGCTGGAGAGGCTTTTGACAAAGCAGCAAAAATGCTCAAATTGGATTATCCCGGTGGTCCCCAGATTGACAAACTAGCTCAGATAGGAAACGAAAATGCATTTAGTTTCGCAAAACCGAAAATGGAAGGTTACAATTTCAGCTTTAGCGGAGTTAAAACATCTATTTTATACTTCATTCAAAAGAAAGAAAAAGAAAACAATAACTTCATTCAGGAAAATATCTTCGACTTGGCAGCATCCATTCAAAAAAATATAGTCGATATCCTCATGGATAAATTAGATAAAGCTGTGAAAGATTACTCCATAAAACAAATAGCCATAGCAGGCGGAGTTTCGGCGAATTCTAAGTTTAGAAGCAGTGTTATAGAATATAGAGAGAAAAATAATGTAAATGTTCACATCCCTTCATTTCAGTATTGTACAGATAATGCTGGTATGATAGCCATGGTAGGACATCATAAATATCTAAAGGGATTATTTACTTCATTAGAGGTAGAACCTATGGTTAGAGCCTACAATATTTAG
- a CDS encoding glycosyltransferase family 39 protein, whose amino-acid sequence MHALGLNCDIFNGDSALYASIAKNMAQSGDWLILNSIMQENWIDKPHLAFWIWAVFIKIFGNTSFSFKLPSFIALLILLRYLFLFTKKFYGDITAWTAVLILSSSLHIMIATNDVRIDIFLISFMMAAIYHLQKYWEDIRIYQMLIGIFFSALAVMTKGIYVLIPIGLSFIIPFISEKNYRKMVYYHWLLALVLLLIGISPALYALKIQFDHFDNSLILGQKASNFLQFFFWDSQFGRFHSNLGQVQSHGDPSFYLHTLLWAFAPWSFFIFLAFFIKKNPLKEYISITCLAVMLVVISISKTQLSHHSLILLPFLSMIAAVIFRATFWRWQGRLSIAFIFLIFFSILIASLYLTYILFGALVPSKIVIALIPAVILTLWSYYHVVQRVFILFIAIAIYTGLYLNLLFYPEILKYQSGRNASNFVSKLDNTESVEEFYVNISLLNFYSSVPIRNTKIHNMEALLNKKNQLLVTNDYGLDFLKMSKVNYIILEEFLDYRTTVLKMSFINKKTRESTCDKHYLIRINPY is encoded by the coding sequence GTGCATGCGTTAGGCCTAAACTGTGATATATTCAATGGAGATTCTGCATTATACGCTAGTATAGCTAAAAATATGGCTCAATCGGGCGATTGGTTGATTCTGAATTCTATTATGCAGGAAAATTGGATTGATAAACCGCATTTGGCTTTTTGGATTTGGGCAGTATTTATAAAAATTTTCGGGAATACTAGTTTCTCGTTCAAATTGCCTAGTTTTATTGCATTATTGATCTTACTGCGGTATTTGTTCTTATTCACAAAGAAATTTTATGGGGATATAACAGCATGGACCGCCGTATTAATTTTGAGTTCCTCATTGCATATAATGATTGCAACGAACGATGTCCGAATAGATATATTTCTTATTTCTTTTATGATGGCTGCCATCTATCATTTGCAAAAATATTGGGAGGACATTCGAATTTATCAAATGCTCATTGGGATATTTTTTAGTGCATTGGCCGTTATGACCAAGGGTATATATGTATTGATACCTATAGGATTATCTTTTATAATACCATTCATTAGCGAAAAAAATTATAGAAAGATGGTATATTATCATTGGCTTCTAGCATTGGTATTGCTTTTGATAGGAATATCCCCTGCTCTGTATGCGCTTAAAATTCAATTTGATCATTTTGATAACTCCTTAATCCTAGGTCAGAAAGCGAGTAATTTTTTGCAGTTTTTTTTCTGGGATAGTCAGTTTGGGCGCTTTCATTCCAATCTGGGGCAGGTACAGTCTCATGGCGATCCTAGCTTTTATCTACATACACTACTGTGGGCATTTGCACCATGGAGTTTTTTTATTTTCCTGGCTTTTTTTATTAAAAAGAATCCATTAAAGGAATACATTTCGATTACATGTTTGGCAGTCATGCTCGTGGTTATTTCTATTTCTAAAACACAACTTTCTCACCATTCTTTGATTTTATTGCCCTTTCTTAGTATGATTGCCGCAGTTATTTTTCGTGCCACGTTTTGGAGATGGCAAGGTAGATTATCCATTGCTTTTATATTTCTCATATTTTTTAGTATACTTATAGCTAGTTTATACCTAACATATATACTATTCGGCGCTTTGGTTCCATCTAAGATAGTTATTGCTTTGATTCCGGCAGTTATTTTGACTTTATGGAGCTATTATCATGTTGTTCAAAGAGTATTCATACTTTTTATAGCTATTGCCATTTATACTGGACTTTATCTTAATCTTTTATTTTATCCTGAAATACTAAAATATCAATCCGGAAGGAACGCAAGTAATTTTGTTTCTAAACTAGACAATACTGAATCTGTTGAGGAGTTTTATGTTAATATATCATTACTGAATTTTTATAGTTCTGTTCCCATTAGAAATACGAAGATTCATAATATGGAAGCACTTTTAAATAAGAAAAATCAGTTATTAGTGACAAATGATTATGGTTTGGATTTTCTCAAAATGAGCAAGGTAAATTATATTATTTTGGAAGAGTTTTTAGATTATAGAACCACAGTTTTAAAAATGAGTTTCATAAATAAAAAAACTCGTGAAAGTACCTGTGATAAACATTATCTCATTCGTATAAACCCTTATTAA
- the purB gene encoding adenylosuccinate lyase: MSANNSIHNISPIDGRYQSKTESISQFFSEYALIRTRIEIEIEYLIQLSMLSLKGFNNFNNTEIDKLRTIYTDFNEDCAIQVKEIESTTNHDVKAVEYFIKKRAQDLGVEFNTEFIHFGLTSQDINNTSFPLMLMRYLKVSYLPHLKEIIKALSDKAEEWKSITLLARTHGQPASPTTLGKEMRVFIERLKKQMNLIEHAEHGGKFGGATGNFNAHKVAYPHVNWVEFGNKFLASIGLTRQQYTTQIEHYDSMAHILDTTKRIHTILIDLARDIWSYVSFDVFTQKINKQETGSSAMPHKVNPIDFENAEGNLMYANAILEFLSAKLPISRLQRDLTDSTVLRNLGVPFAHFEVAFHSLQKGMGKLNVNESAITNELENNWIIIAEAIQTILRREGFEKPYELLKDFSRDHKKPNHQDFNNFIDQLKISDEVKRELKLITPVNYIGYA; this comes from the coding sequence ATGAGTGCAAATAATAGTATACATAATATTTCCCCTATAGATGGACGTTATCAATCAAAAACAGAATCTATTTCACAGTTTTTCTCTGAATATGCTTTAATAAGAACAAGGATAGAAATTGAGATAGAGTATTTAATTCAACTTTCTATGCTCTCTCTGAAAGGTTTCAACAACTTTAATAATACCGAAATTGACAAGCTAAGAACAATTTACACTGATTTTAATGAAGACTGTGCAATTCAAGTGAAAGAAATAGAATCTACTACGAATCATGACGTTAAGGCAGTTGAGTATTTCATTAAAAAGAGGGCACAAGATTTAGGTGTCGAGTTTAATACAGAGTTTATTCATTTTGGTCTCACATCTCAGGACATCAATAATACTTCCTTCCCTCTGATGTTAATGCGCTATTTAAAGGTGAGTTATCTACCTCATTTAAAAGAAATCATAAAGGCATTGAGCGATAAAGCTGAGGAATGGAAATCGATAACACTTCTGGCAAGAACTCATGGACAGCCTGCCTCCCCTACAACATTAGGGAAAGAAATGCGAGTATTTATAGAAAGATTGAAAAAACAAATGAACCTAATTGAACATGCTGAACATGGAGGCAAATTCGGAGGTGCTACTGGAAATTTTAACGCCCATAAAGTAGCCTATCCTCATGTAAACTGGGTCGAATTTGGCAATAAATTTTTAGCATCAATAGGTCTCACTCGTCAGCAGTATACTACGCAAATAGAGCATTATGATAGTATGGCTCATATTTTAGATACTACGAAAAGAATACATACTATTTTGATAGATCTAGCTCGCGATATATGGTCATACGTTTCCTTTGATGTCTTCACTCAGAAAATAAATAAACAGGAGACTGGAAGCAGTGCTATGCCTCATAAAGTAAACCCGATTGATTTCGAAAATGCAGAGGGCAATTTAATGTATGCGAATGCTATTCTTGAATTCCTCTCTGCTAAACTGCCTATCTCGCGATTACAAAGAGATTTGACTGATAGTACCGTGCTAAGAAATCTAGGAGTTCCTTTCGCACACTTCGAAGTAGCCTTTCATTCTCTACAAAAAGGTATGGGTAAACTCAATGTTAATGAATCAGCCATAACGAACGAGCTAGAAAATAACTGGATAATCATAGCGGAAGCTATACAAACGATTTTAAGACGTGAAGGTTTTGAAAAACCATATGAATTGTTAAAGGATTTTAGTAGAGATCATAAGAAGCCAAATCATCAAGATTTTAACAATTTTATAGACCAACTTAAGATTAGCGATGAGGTAAAAAGAGAATTAAAATTGATAACTCCGGTCAATTACATTGGGTACGCCTGA
- a CDS encoding glycosyltransferase family 39 protein — MILFFILRLYGITDPPLEIQHNWRQCTGLMIARNFLTIDPNIFFPRLDDTCLNSNIVAGEFPLMSYLHYLASLLFGYQHWYGRLINLIISSLGILSFGAILQFFFNKRIVWYSVLSLLVSPWLIYSRKMMPDTFSISLVFIGFWFALNFYKSKKWYNLVFFFIFSTLGCLAKIPAALYFAFFILLFYQLRKNQIRPYFITISLSISVSFFWYFVWGRYLSQHYGNWFNLGKPFVGGIIDIITHPSQVFYNFIFNSFNSYFLFGLLLYGMFRLFRDRNFNLIKYIIIFYLVFTLYIFKAGYFFYHHNYYMIPIIPVFAFVIGYGLANSNNKFILLIFIAGIIESIANQQHDFRIKPDQIYKLELESILNRLDNGEPKSPVLINTQSNPQQLYLANRRGCYISPDQMQDSNMLNSYKEKGYRWMVIDKYYENANSKKEIIYQDKHFIVYKL; from the coding sequence GTGATTCTATTTTTTATTCTTAGACTTTATGGCATTACAGATCCACCGTTAGAAATTCAGCACAACTGGAGGCAGTGCACTGGGTTAATGATAGCTCGAAATTTTCTAACTATTGATCCAAATATTTTCTTTCCAAGATTAGATGACACCTGCTTAAATAGTAATATAGTGGCTGGTGAATTCCCATTAATGAGCTACCTTCATTATCTAGCCTCCTTATTATTTGGCTACCAACATTGGTATGGTAGGCTAATTAACTTAATTATAAGTTCGCTGGGCATTCTTAGCTTCGGGGCTATATTGCAATTCTTTTTTAACAAAAGGATAGTATGGTATTCAGTCCTAAGCCTCTTAGTATCGCCCTGGCTAATCTATTCCAGAAAAATGATGCCAGATACATTTAGTATTTCTCTTGTATTTATTGGCTTCTGGTTTGCTCTCAACTTTTATAAATCGAAAAAATGGTACAATCTAGTTTTTTTCTTCATTTTTTCAACTTTAGGTTGTTTAGCAAAAATTCCAGCAGCTCTCTATTTTGCATTCTTTATTTTACTTTTTTATCAATTAAGAAAAAATCAAATACGTCCATATTTCATAACTATAAGTCTATCCATATCCGTATCTTTTTTTTGGTACTTTGTTTGGGGAAGATACTTGTCTCAGCATTATGGAAATTGGTTCAATCTAGGAAAGCCATTTGTAGGAGGTATTATAGATATCATTACTCACCCCAGCCAAGTTTTTTACAATTTTATCTTTAACTCATTTAATTCATACTTTCTTTTCGGGTTACTCCTATATGGAATGTTTAGATTGTTTCGCGATAGAAATTTTAATTTAATAAAATACATCATAATTTTTTATCTCGTATTTACATTATATATTTTTAAAGCTGGGTATTTCTTTTATCATCACAATTATTATATGATACCTATCATTCCAGTATTTGCATTTGTTATTGGCTATGGTCTAGCTAATTCAAATAATAAGTTTATATTACTCATTTTTATTGCCGGAATCATAGAGAGTATCGCGAATCAGCAGCATGATTTCAGAATAAAACCTGACCAAATTTATAAGTTAGAGTTGGAATCTATATTGAACAGGCTAGATAACGGCGAACCTAAGAGCCCCGTTCTTATCAATACACAATCAAATCCTCAGCAACTATATCTTGCAAATAGAAGGGGATGCTACATCTCCCCTGATCAAATGCAGGACTCCAATATGCTTAATAGTTACAAAGAAAAAGGATATCGTTGGATGGTCATTGACAAGTATTACGAAAATGCCAATTCTAAAAAAGAAATTATCTATCAGGATAAGCATTTCATTGTCTATAAACTTTAA
- a CDS encoding cation transporter, with amino-acid sequence MRFQLWILVAGLIIAGLKAYLYFITKSNAIFSDALESIVNVSANTITLYSLYLSSKPRDKTHPYGHGKIEFLAAGFEGSLLFASGIITIFKAIEDYFSDTFLNLSGISLLGVLILGFANYFLGYLSEKKGNKTNSPALISGGSHLKSDGYTTMGILLSLILVYFSNWTWLDSFIAILAGIFILYQGFKVVKSSILDIMGTADESILEKIVTHLDQTRKPAWIDIHNLRILKFGSEYHVDAHVTLPYFYSNKIVHEEMKEMHKLINQHFNSDVELFIHPDPCEPFCCHYCEMPNCSERNQSFDKKITWTLDNVLKDEKHGSKTSL; translated from the coding sequence GTGCGATTTCAATTATGGATTCTCGTCGCTGGACTTATTATAGCTGGTCTCAAGGCCTATCTGTATTTCATTACTAAATCCAATGCTATTTTCTCTGATGCCCTAGAGAGTATTGTCAATGTTTCAGCGAATACCATTACCTTGTACAGTTTATATCTTTCTTCGAAACCTCGTGATAAAACCCACCCTTATGGTCATGGCAAGATAGAGTTTCTGGCTGCCGGCTTTGAAGGTAGTTTGCTTTTTGCTTCAGGCATTATTACCATATTTAAGGCTATTGAAGATTATTTTTCTGATACCTTCTTAAATTTGAGTGGTATAAGTTTACTTGGTGTCCTCATTCTGGGATTTGCAAATTACTTCTTAGGATATTTATCAGAAAAAAAAGGGAATAAAACGAATTCGCCAGCGCTTATCTCTGGAGGAAGCCATCTGAAAAGTGATGGCTATACCACGATGGGCATTCTTCTAAGCTTAATACTTGTTTATTTTAGCAATTGGACATGGCTAGATAGCTTCATAGCCATTTTAGCAGGTATTTTCATTTTATACCAAGGTTTTAAAGTAGTCAAAAGTTCCATTCTAGATATCATGGGGACCGCAGATGAGTCCATATTAGAAAAAATTGTTACACATTTAGATCAAACAAGGAAACCTGCTTGGATAGATATTCATAATTTAAGAATATTAAAATTTGGTTCAGAATATCATGTTGATGCCCATGTAACACTTCCATACTTTTACAGCAATAAAATAGTACATGAGGAAATGAAAGAGATGCACAAATTGATAAATCAGCATTTCAATTCTGATGTTGAACTTTTTATTCACCCAGATCCATGTGAACCTTTTTGCTGCCATTATTGTGAAATGCCTAACTGCTCTGAGAGAAACCAAAGTTTTGACAAAAAAATTACTTGGACATTGGATAATGTATTGAAAGATGAAAAACATGGTAGCAAAACAAGTTTATAA